From one Rhopalosiphum padi isolate XX-2018 chromosome 2, ASM2088224v1, whole genome shotgun sequence genomic stretch:
- the LOC132919773 gene encoding scoloptoxin SSD14-like isoform X1, whose product MNMEQTIQLSKKQIVHQFIKANRTEIDNMIFRLQSMRFLIGLAVLGAVVLFFIVFSSYNAHNDSIPDPEFPIPPSSMPMGLYSKIGVVSNGGPCAQIGVDIMSKGGNAVDAAIATMLCDGALCPEYMGIGGGFMMSIYNATTKKVMTIDARETAPAAATTSMFVEDPLKSIYGGMAVAVPGELKGYSTIYGLYGGGVSWKSLFEPTIKLCEEGMTIGERLAKNLNNHEDLIKNDMLLREAFFDEKTGHVKTAGEQYKLPKLAETMKIIAKEGVNAIYNGSLTSKLLEDLKEVNGIITKEDLANYTVNVEESIPVNLTSGHTIHVGPPPNSGIILAYILRILDGILPAPDARLDAHRFVEAFKFGFGERTHLGDHKFVDVTQIYNKVKSDSYINSVRSKILDNFTSPDPRYYGADYDMPENHGTANIVVTDSVGNAVVATSTLNTYFGCGVMSRSTGILLNNEMDDFSTPGVVNYYGIPSSPANFIKPGKRPLSSMCPTIFTDKNGDFVLGVGAAGGSKITIATAYVSALKLWYNKTLKEVIDKPRIYHQLVPMEVQYEYGTTKDVVQKLMDIGHSVVRLENGVSAVTAIAKTSSGMFEAMADFRRPGNSSGI is encoded by the exons ATGAATATGGAACAAACTATTCAGCTATCCAAGAAacag attgttCATCAATTTATAAAGGCAAACAGAACAGAAATTGACAATATGATCTTCAg attacaATCGATGCGTTTCCTAATAGGATTGGCAGTATTAGGCGCCGTAGTATTGTTTTTTATCGTATTCTCATCATACAATGCTCACAACGACAGTATTCCTGATCCAGAATTCCCGATTCCACCATCGAGTATGCCGATGGGTTTGTACAGCAAGATCGGTGTTGTATCCAACGGCGGACCGTGCGCACAAATTGGAgt gGATATAATGTCGAAAGGTGGAAATGCTGTTGATGCAGCAATAGCTACAATGTTATGTGACGGTGCCCTGTGTCCTGAGTACATGGGTATTGGTGGAGGATTTATGATGAGTATCTACAATGCGACAACAAAAAAAGTGATGACAATCGATGCGCGTGAAACAGCTCCTGCTGCAGCGACTACATCCATGTTTGTAGAAGATCCTCTGAAATCTATATACG gAGGAATGGCGGTTGCAGTTCCAGGAGAACTTAAAGGTTATTCGACAATTTATGGTTTGTATGGTGGCGGTGTTTCATGGAAATCGTTATTTGAACcaactataaaattatgtgaAGAAGGCATGACAATTGGTGAACGTTTAGCAAAAAACTTGAATAATCATGAAGACTTGATAAAAAATGATATGCTACTCAG AGAAgctttttttgatgaaaaaactGGACACGTGAAAACAGCTGGGGAACAATATAAACTACCAAAGTTAGCAgaaacaatgaaaattatagCAAAAGAAGGTGTAAACGCCATATACAATGGTTCGTTAACGTCTAAATTATTGGAAGATTTAAAAGAAGTGAATGGAATAATCACAAAAGAAGATTTAGCAAATTATAC AGTTAATGTCGAAGAATCAATTCCTGTAAACTTAACAAGTGGACATACAATACATGTGGGTCCACCACCAAACTCTGGCATCATATTGGCATATATACTCAGAATATTGGATGGGATATTACCAGCACCTGATGCACGATTAGACGCACATCGATTTGTGGAAGCTTTCAAATTTGGGTTTGGGGAAAGAACCCATTTAGGAGATCATAAATTTGTTGATGTGActcaa ATTTACAATAAAGTAAAATCAGATAGTTACATCAATAGTGTTCGAAGTAAAATACTTGATAATTTCACTTCACCAGATCCAAGATACTATGGAGCTGATTACGATATGCCAGAGAATCATGGGACTGCTAATATTGTGGTAACAGATTCAGTGGGCAATGCTGTTGTAGCTACAAGTACATTAAATACTTA cTTTGGTTGTGGTGTTATGTCTCGTAGTACTGGTAtcctattaaataatgaaatggaTGATTTTTCTACTCCTGgagttgttaattattatggtattccATCCTCACCTGCCAATTTCATTAAACCAGGAAAGCGACCATTGTCTTCTATGTGTCCAACTATATTTACTGATAAAAATGGTGATTTTGTTCTTGGAGTGGGAGCTGCAGGAGGATCAAAGATCACTATTGCTACTGcttat GTGTCTGCCCTCAAGTTGTGgtataataaaacgttaaaagAAGTGATAGACAAACCCAGAATTTACCACCAACTTGTACCTATGGAAGTTCAGTATGAATATGGAACGACTAAG GATGTTGTACAAAAACTTATGGATATTGGCCATTCAGTCGTTAGGTTAGAGAATGGAGTGTCAGCGGTTACAGCTATTGCTAAAACTTCTTCAGGGATGTTTGAAGCTATGGCAGATTTTAGGCGGCCAGGAAATTCATCTGGGATTTAA
- the LOC132919775 gene encoding SREBP regulating gene protein — MWRAFLFSFIRRKIVLSVIFGCSLTYCIVSFLLISPRRTDTWRVPRKLDHSAFVWMSAEVDLNNSIDLSCRNTVQGREYIADDRGYICQRDDLLANNCCGTTEKRYVCDTCNADGCCVLYEHCVSCCLNPNKRKLLQTVLGKASETFRVLFSAINNHFELCLAKCRTSSQSVQHENAYLKSNKHCYTTADKIP; from the exons ATGTGGAGAGCTTTTTTATTCAGTTTCATCAGACGAAAAATCGTGTTATCAGTGATTTTTGGTTGCTCATTAACATATTGTATTGTCAGTTTCTTATTGATT tcACCCAGACGTACAGACACATGGCGTGTTCCGAGAAAATTGGATCACAGTGCATTTGTTTGGATGTCAGCCGAAGTCGATTTGAACAATTCAATAGACCTAAGTTGTCGAAATACTGTACAAGGCAGAGAATATATAGCAGATGACAGAG GTTACATATGTCAAAGAGACGATCTCCTAGCGAACAACTGCTGCGGAACTACCGAAAAACGTTATGTATGTGATACGTGCAATGCAGACGGCTGTTGTGTGCTGTACGAACACTGCGTGTCGTGTTGCCTCAATCCCAATAAG AGAAAACTATTGCAAACCGTTCTGGGTAAGGCTTCGGAGACGTTCCGTGTGCTGTTTTCGGCGATCAATAACCATTTTGAACTGTGCTTGGCCAAGTGTCGAACGAGTTCTCAGAGCGTTCAACACGAAAATGCCTACTTAAAATCGAACAAACACTGTTACACGACGGCCGACAAAATACCTTGA
- the LOC132919773 gene encoding scoloptoxin SSD14-like isoform X2, whose protein sequence is MIFRLQSMRFLIGLAVLGAVVLFFIVFSSYNAHNDSIPDPEFPIPPSSMPMGLYSKIGVVSNGGPCAQIGVDIMSKGGNAVDAAIATMLCDGALCPEYMGIGGGFMMSIYNATTKKVMTIDARETAPAAATTSMFVEDPLKSIYGGMAVAVPGELKGYSTIYGLYGGGVSWKSLFEPTIKLCEEGMTIGERLAKNLNNHEDLIKNDMLLREAFFDEKTGHVKTAGEQYKLPKLAETMKIIAKEGVNAIYNGSLTSKLLEDLKEVNGIITKEDLANYTVNVEESIPVNLTSGHTIHVGPPPNSGIILAYILRILDGILPAPDARLDAHRFVEAFKFGFGERTHLGDHKFVDVTQIYNKVKSDSYINSVRSKILDNFTSPDPRYYGADYDMPENHGTANIVVTDSVGNAVVATSTLNTYFGCGVMSRSTGILLNNEMDDFSTPGVVNYYGIPSSPANFIKPGKRPLSSMCPTIFTDKNGDFVLGVGAAGGSKITIATAYVSALKLWYNKTLKEVIDKPRIYHQLVPMEVQYEYGTTKDVVQKLMDIGHSVVRLENGVSAVTAIAKTSSGMFEAMADFRRPGNSSGI, encoded by the exons ATGATCTTCAg attacaATCGATGCGTTTCCTAATAGGATTGGCAGTATTAGGCGCCGTAGTATTGTTTTTTATCGTATTCTCATCATACAATGCTCACAACGACAGTATTCCTGATCCAGAATTCCCGATTCCACCATCGAGTATGCCGATGGGTTTGTACAGCAAGATCGGTGTTGTATCCAACGGCGGACCGTGCGCACAAATTGGAgt gGATATAATGTCGAAAGGTGGAAATGCTGTTGATGCAGCAATAGCTACAATGTTATGTGACGGTGCCCTGTGTCCTGAGTACATGGGTATTGGTGGAGGATTTATGATGAGTATCTACAATGCGACAACAAAAAAAGTGATGACAATCGATGCGCGTGAAACAGCTCCTGCTGCAGCGACTACATCCATGTTTGTAGAAGATCCTCTGAAATCTATATACG gAGGAATGGCGGTTGCAGTTCCAGGAGAACTTAAAGGTTATTCGACAATTTATGGTTTGTATGGTGGCGGTGTTTCATGGAAATCGTTATTTGAACcaactataaaattatgtgaAGAAGGCATGACAATTGGTGAACGTTTAGCAAAAAACTTGAATAATCATGAAGACTTGATAAAAAATGATATGCTACTCAG AGAAgctttttttgatgaaaaaactGGACACGTGAAAACAGCTGGGGAACAATATAAACTACCAAAGTTAGCAgaaacaatgaaaattatagCAAAAGAAGGTGTAAACGCCATATACAATGGTTCGTTAACGTCTAAATTATTGGAAGATTTAAAAGAAGTGAATGGAATAATCACAAAAGAAGATTTAGCAAATTATAC AGTTAATGTCGAAGAATCAATTCCTGTAAACTTAACAAGTGGACATACAATACATGTGGGTCCACCACCAAACTCTGGCATCATATTGGCATATATACTCAGAATATTGGATGGGATATTACCAGCACCTGATGCACGATTAGACGCACATCGATTTGTGGAAGCTTTCAAATTTGGGTTTGGGGAAAGAACCCATTTAGGAGATCATAAATTTGTTGATGTGActcaa ATTTACAATAAAGTAAAATCAGATAGTTACATCAATAGTGTTCGAAGTAAAATACTTGATAATTTCACTTCACCAGATCCAAGATACTATGGAGCTGATTACGATATGCCAGAGAATCATGGGACTGCTAATATTGTGGTAACAGATTCAGTGGGCAATGCTGTTGTAGCTACAAGTACATTAAATACTTA cTTTGGTTGTGGTGTTATGTCTCGTAGTACTGGTAtcctattaaataatgaaatggaTGATTTTTCTACTCCTGgagttgttaattattatggtattccATCCTCACCTGCCAATTTCATTAAACCAGGAAAGCGACCATTGTCTTCTATGTGTCCAACTATATTTACTGATAAAAATGGTGATTTTGTTCTTGGAGTGGGAGCTGCAGGAGGATCAAAGATCACTATTGCTACTGcttat GTGTCTGCCCTCAAGTTGTGgtataataaaacgttaaaagAAGTGATAGACAAACCCAGAATTTACCACCAACTTGTACCTATGGAAGTTCAGTATGAATATGGAACGACTAAG GATGTTGTACAAAAACTTATGGATATTGGCCATTCAGTCGTTAGGTTAGAGAATGGAGTGTCAGCGGTTACAGCTATTGCTAAAACTTCTTCAGGGATGTTTGAAGCTATGGCAGATTTTAGGCGGCCAGGAAATTCATCTGGGATTTAA